AGAATGGTCGAGGGTGTAGAGctagagaggaagatgagcagAGTGAAGTTTCAACCTCGACGGATGACTCGACGTTGTCATCTCGGTTGTCGGGATCGACATGCTCAACCGACTCTCGCTCCAACTCTACCGCCAATTCTtccaatccttcttcctcgcaaGACGAAAACAACTCTGAACCTCTGTCCCTCGTCCAACCCCAACGACCTTCTGCGCCAAGGTCATTGACGGCTGAGCACTATGCGTATGGGCGTACAGCGcaaaagatggagagagagaaggagatggcgGAGGATTTGAGAGAGGCGATGGCGTGCTCCTTATTGGAGTTTAGTCATCCTGAGCGTCGCGGTTCAGTGACTTCTTCGGCCACCAAGGATGTTAGCGCTGATGGAAGGGACgagaatggagagaagTTGGAGAATGCCGAAGTGGAGGgcaggagagaaaggggtCGCAAGATGTTTGCCGAGTTGGAAGCTCTTGCGAGGGATGTAGGTTTGGGGCATGTTGGGGAGGggatggatgtggatgaggacTTGTGTGAAGAGTCTCAACCACAGCCTCAACCCGACACGCAAGCTACCCCCTCTGCCCAAACTCACGCCGCAAGCTATTCTTCCGAACCATCTATGCCTCGCACCCGAACACAACGCGCTCAGTCATGCGGCTCCAAACGTCCTATTCCTAGTACACGCTGTAGCGCcgatggggaagaggagaaacgTCGAAAAGTTCGTCCTGTCGCTCCTCCTACTACGTCTTCAGGTTTTGACCCAATGTGCACCGCAAcgatggaagtggaagaggctgTGGATGAAGCTatggttgttgaggaagcTGTTGATAACGGCGTCATCATGCCCGCTACCCAAACGCAGTCTCAGAATCAATCTCATACAGGGGAAAGTAGGCTCAAGActggaaggggaaaaggaatGTCATCTTCCGTACCCGACTTGTCCAAAACTTATCCTCATTCCGAATCAGCGACGACGTACCCTCCTCAACGACAGCAACAGCCTGAACAATCAAACTCTCGTGATATATACCCTCCTCCGGCTGTATTCGGTGTGGTCGTCAAAACTTCCGAGTCAcatcccatcatcatttcgCCCTTCTTTCCGAAAGATTTGTTGGGCATTTTGGCGGAACATCTCGTCCTGCCTCTTGGGGGAGCGAGGAAACCGTTGTTGTTGGGCTCGAAGCTTGATGTTCCAAGTCTTTTACTCTCTTATTCACCAGGAATGCCCTTCCCCTCATCCGGCTCGATGCGAAATCAATCCCAATCTACTCAGACTCAGCCCGTGTCCAACCTTTGTCAAGCTCCTCGGGTACCAGCATTAGGTAACCTTCTTCTGAGCAGCTGTCCTGGTAAGAGACTGAGAATGGAAGGGCCGAGTAAAGGTAGGGGACCCGTTTGTAGGGATTTAGCGACagatttgaagaggatcaaGGGGGAGGGTGTTGGGTGTTTGGTCTGGTGAGTTCAAGCTTCGTTGCTTAAATCTTTTGGTTGCTAATGTGGGGTGGGGACGGGCATTAGTtgtttggatgatgaagaactTGAACTGCTTGGTGTACCTTGGGAGACGTATCGCGATGTCGCTGCGGAAACGGGGTTGGATGTCATTCGGTATGTAATATgaacttcttccttctctccttcttcccctccttgCCTGTACATTGGCATTAGCTCATCATTACTCCTAGGTTGCCAATGCCTGACGGCTTCACTCCCGTTTCGATGGAACTTTTTGACTCTCAAGTATCCCTCATCGCTACAAAATACACTTTGCAGGGCATCAACGTTCTTGTTCACTGTCGAGGTGAgtttccatcttttctgcGCCTTCGACCTCGTGATCGAGCGGGTGTGTGTTATGTGTATGAGGAATTTGATGATTGACACTGTTGGCTCTGCCCTCCCCCTTCTACCCCGTCCGCCTTTTTTCCCTTGGACAACCTTCGAACACATAATCATAGgtggagttggaagagcAGGTATGACGGCTTGTGCGTGGGCTATCAAAATGGGTTTCGTCCAGCCTCATCCTTCATTGGTCAtcgttgaagaagctgctCGACAACGATACAATCTCACTCACGGTATTTCACCCACGTCAAACTCCCCGACACCTATCGCTCCCTCTGCCGCTGTGCCCGCCGAACTCGAGCATCAAATCGTTATGAGCATGGTTGAGAGAGTCATCGCGATGATCAGGTGTCGAAGGGGATTGAAAGCGATTGAAAGTTTCGAGCAGGTGGCGTTCTTGATGCGATATGTGGGATGGTTAAGGCAGGGTGCAAGGAGCGCCTGAGCTTGTGTAGAGAGGTTAGATTGAGTGTGCGAAACAACAGCTTCCGTCATTCGCATATTCCCTTACATCCAACCATAAAAAGCAGAAGTTCTATCCGGCTATCATCGAAACGGCAATAATCATGATGCGCTTTGATGATACGGACCCATTCCATTGACCCAAAAATACATACCATGCGACCTCCTACTGCCTGCAACAATAATCCTTGTCATTCTTGGTGTATGCTCGTTACCGTCCGACTATCCGTTATCCCCTTCCAAAATTTTTTTAttcaaaagaagaaaacttGTCATCAACCAAATATCAACATTATGTCTTGTATCCTACCGTTGTTAATGCCAGAAGAGCAGGAAAGAGGGTTGTCTCAAAAGTAAGAATGATGTTATTGTTTAGATTAGCAGATGGTTATCTGGATGACATGGATGGAGAACTTGTTCTGTCTCATGTTATTTGTCcttttcgtctttttctttttttcgctGTGCTCCTTTgtgggggggggggggaggggaaagaaaaaaaaaatactGGGTAAGACTTTATTCTCACTCTTGGGTTCAAGTTCTACTTTTGTTGCCATTTGGGATGCACATCTGTTATCGCTTGCATACACATATTCACAATCTGCCTAATTTGTAAATCTTATAAAGACTGAAGGACACAACGAACATTGGAAGTTAGAAGTCTGAAATAGAAGTTATTCATCTCTTACAGGTTTCTTCCCTTAATGGCTACCTTCTTTGTACCTTCCCCCCATGGCATTCCATAATTCCACCACTTCTTCCGTCGAGGACATTAATCCTGTCGCATTCTCCACCGATACAGCTTCTTTTGCATGtgccaaggaggaggtaCCACATAAAGGAGTTATGTCCCATCTATTGTCATGGTGCGTTTGCATTAACTTCTGGATGCGCTTGTGCCAAGTAATAGGGTTCTGGGGGAGGAAGACTTACAGCTGACAAAGCTTATAAACAGTCTGCTCAGGGGTCAACCCATATTTTGCAGCGAGGTTGATCAAGAAAGGCTGTTTGAGCAATGTGGGTGAGCCGGTTAGGGTCCAGAACGATCTGAGTCAACGCAAAAGTAGGCCAAGGTCTGTCAGCTTTGACCAGACGTAAAAAgcgagaggaaagaggaggaaagggaaagttACACGTACTGATATCGAATACCATGCGCTCGGCAGATATCGTATACTGATTTCGTAAAGGAAACGTTTACTTGTTAGCCTAACTTGATCGGCGGGCCAAtagaagagggaaagggtAGGAAGAGGTGACAATGAACAACAACTTACCATCCCAATCCCACCCATTCCCCTCATACCATCGATTCTGCACTATTCCAACCTTCACCTCCGGCTCTTCCTGATGCTTTGAAGAATACTCCGCCACGCTGTCGATCAACCATTGCAAAAGCAAAGGATCGTAACAATTGGATATTCCAAGATGTCTTATTTGTTTTGTAGAAAAGAACCgggagagggtgaggtAAGCTTTCAGTGTGTCCTGTGGTGAATTTGAGCAAGCAAAGATTAGTGACATAAATAGTGAGTCATCCCGAAGGAAGTAGGGGAGGGAGGTAAGAGAGAGCGAAAACGGGTTTCAAATAAAGACCTACCTCCCGACTCTTTAAAGGCGAGTGTAACACAACAGCATCAAGATATTCCACTCCGAGATTCTTCAACGACGTTTCAAACGATTGTTTCACCTGCTCCTCGATAGGAGATGAGGGGTCGTACGGTAATGGCAGGGATGGGTCTTGCCCGTCTACGCTCGTGAATCTGAGCAAGCGGTAAGGCAAAGTCTGATTGTCAGTGGCAGGttaagagaagaaaagcaaaGATATACTTGGTTTGAATATATAATTCTTCCCGCTTCACCACACCCTCGCTGATCAGGCTTTTAATAGCCTGTCCAACTAAATCTTCCCTATGACGATGGTCAAAAGGAGATCCCGTAATTTGAAAATGACAGTTGAGCAAAGGCTTACCTATAATGCTGGGTCGTGACGGTCAGCCTGTCATGTCTCCGATCCATACGATACGTTTCCCTCTCACCTTTGGTTGACAGGCCGTATCAATGCCTCTGAATCCCGCTTTTACAGCTTGACACACCAGCTCCGCtgttctctccttcttcctatATTCGTACACTCAGAATTATTTGCTTACAGgcagaaaaaggagagagaaagataCATACCAAGCAGTACCGTACATTATCCGCGGCATCTGCATCCCAATCTCCATGGACCTTGCAAGCTGATTCGAGAGCATCCTTCTTTATATAGCTCTTATTTCCTGTGTTTTATTTCCTGCTTAATGGTTGTAGTTCTGCTACGTTGTTGCTTCAGATGGCTTTCCTTTCCGACGAAGTTAGGGGATGGAATAAATTGAGATGGGATGAGATGGGAACTTGAAgtggacgatgatgaccgCATATCCGGTGGTGCCTCCACCCCGCTCCACTTCGGTCATCCCCGATATTCTATTATTATGCTACAAAATCCATGTGCATGTCCTTCATTTTTCGaccctcctcttcgctcATCAAGTTGTTAAAACTAATAATTCGTCGCTAAATTAACCGTTAACAGTCTCTTGTAGCGACAATCAAAATGAACTCGTTATATATCCATTGAAtgcagaagaaaaagccGCCCAACGGTTAAGCTACCCTCCCGCCCTTCCGGTGCTCGGCTCGATCTTTGGTCGCCCTTCTCAACTTCCCCTCTCAAtacctcatcttcccatttCTCGGTCGCATCAGCCATCAACACCCTGATTTACCAATGTCTCTTCGACTTCTGTTGCTCGTTGTACGTCTTCTACAAGTTTCAGCCAAAGTCAGTTCGTGTTGATCTTCCATTGATTGACAACCAAGAAACGAGCTGTGGGCGTTGGGAGGTTccagagaagagggatggagaaggaaaagacaaTGACGAGGCTACTTACGAAAGCGGCTACAGCAAAAGCGATGAATGCCAACACACCAATGACCTACAAGTCATAACGCAACATGATATCAGCCATACGGTTTTTCCATTCATCTTGTCCTGTCTCAGcattgaaaaaaaaaaataaccCACCTTCAGGATAAACATGAACCATCCAGTACCACCGCTCTTCACTTCCTTTCGACCTTTACCGCTCATCCCATTGGTGTTCGCGTTCATAGCTGCTTGCTTTCCATCAGACTTAGACTTAGACTTAGAGTCAGAGCTGGATTTGGATGCGCGGTATTCGGGTTTGAGAGTGAGAGAATAGGTGTTTACCGCGACGATACTATGTCATTCTGTGAGCTGTAAGCATCCCACATAGAGAGAAATGGGACCAACTCGTGATCGTCGCTAACATCTCCGGTAGCAGCTGAGAACCCAATGTAAGGACTTTCTGGAAGATCCACGTTCGTTTCAAAACAGATTTTCCACTCGTCCGACTTTTTGGTTTGTAATTTAAGCTAGTAATTATCATATTAGTTGCTATGTCCTGTCTCGCTTGTGGGAAAGGCATTAGGTGAGATGACTAAGAGAGATGGACATACCTGTAGAGCTCTGCCCTTGACATAGGTCAATCTTGCCTTTGTCGGGACATCCCCTCTCCTCCTAAAGTTTTCTGAGCAGCCCCCAATCTCATTCGCCTCGTTATCCCGATCGTGGTCATACGACGTCTTGCCGTCGCCTAGCATTGCGCTTACTCGAGGGAAAGTGTAAGCATGTTTCGAGTTTGCGTAACTATCATCATGTAACAATATCAGTAAACCTGGCGTTTTATTGTATGAATCTGGGACACAAGTCCAAAGGCTTGACCTACGTATCAAAGAAAATACCAATCCCCTTGAACCAATCCACACTTCCAAAAACCGGCCCCTGCTTCGCCCGGTCAGAAGTCAACCAAAATGCCCAACCATCTCCAAAGATATTGTGCGCCTTGCCATCAACTTTGAACTCGACATCGATTTGCCAGTTGGATACAGAGAGAGGCATGCGAGCCCAAAGCCAGCCGGACTGGGAAGGTTTGTCTTGGGTGAGGCGGACATGTTTGTTTGTATTCTGAAGTTGTTGTAAGAGGATCATCCTTACAGAGAGGGATATGACGTACAATAATAGTATCCCCACCGAAATCCCACCACCGGTTCTGTAGATCAGTATCGACATAGGGCGCGGCCAAGGAATGGGTGCGAAGAGGGACAGTCCGCTCGATGACGGACGCCAGAGAATCTTCTGATTCGGCGGCATTCACGCCTGAGATGGCTGTAAGTGCTGTGAGTGAAAGGAGAGATAGAGTCGGATTTCGGCGCATTTTTTATAACtgaggacaaggaaatGAAAGAAGTCAAAAGAGCTGGTCAAAGGGTCGACACGTCGATACGGAGACGCGCAGGGAATACAATAAGTTTCAATTACTTTTATATTGACGTCATGATTTATATTTCTAATAGGCAAAAACAATCCCGCTAATCACCCTGTATGTGTACGTATGTTACTCGAGTCAGGACaatcccatccttccctcctctccgtcCCCCGGAGGGAGTTGTCATGAAGATACATACGTACAAAACAAAGTTGAAGTACGAAACATGATCCATTCACAGCTTTCCATTCACTTTGGGTTTCGTCTTTTGACTATAGCACGGATCTTATTTACTTCTTCTGCCCATCCATGACCCATTTTGAAGCCTCCCTggcatcctcctcctcttcctccttacttctctttcccttccgcCTCTCAGGCACACCCAAACCCTTATATGTTGCTGGCCTCGCTTCAATCCTTTCTAACCATTTGGCCACATTTGGGAAAGGTGTAATATCAACACCGGCCCAGGAGTAAGATCGGACCCAAGGGAACACATTGATATCGGCCACAGAGAATTTACCTCCGACGAGGTATCCTTGGCTATCAGATTTGGCGAGTTGACTTTCGAGGACAGAGTAAAGTCGGGCCGTTTCATCTTGGTAGCGTTTGATACCGTATGGGATCTTTTCGGGGGCGTATCGGCTATGAAAGCGCAGACATAAGCAAATGGATGTCTGGGAGACGGAGCGCGGAAAACTTACAAGAAGTGGTTGGCTTGACCTTGCATAGGTCCGACACCTACACACATATATCAGTACCATCCTGATTTCCAAGAGACAGAGAACTTACCGCCATGGGCAAAAAAGATCCAGCTCAACGCCTTACTCCTCTGGAGCGGGTCTTTGAACCAAAACTTGTATTCTTTATCATACCTCTCAACCAGCCATAACAAAATACTCGCGCTTTCGAATACACTGTGCCCACCTTCCACACTATCATCCACAAGCGCCGGAATTCGCCCATTTGGGTTGATCTTCAAGAACTCTGGTTTCTTCTGATCGGTATGGTCGAATCTCAACTGTGTGAAATCATATACAATCTCGGGGTTGTCGGGATACGCATCGTGGAGCTCTTCAAGAAGGATAGAGGGTTTGTATCCGTTGGGGGTAGCAGCTGTGAAGAGGTGCAACTTGGGTGTAACGGTGGTGGCTTCAGGGGGGAAGGACTCCGGACGGcggggagaagggatgggagaggACGGCAAAGAGGAGGCGGTCATGTTGCGGATGGCTGTGTGGCTTACTGTTGCTATGCGGAAGATGGAATGGAGAGGAAACGCTCTACACATGGATATATGGACAAGACCAAAGACGGGAGAGATGCCAGATAGGCGTTATATATAGGACACGGCTAAACCCGATGTCATCATTGTTGCTCATGTAAGCTACTCCAGACGaatggtggaggtggaggtgagaTCGGCTGGCAGTCGATTCAAGCGCTTATTAACACCACTCAGCTGTATCTGTAATAATAACAACGACCCGATAATAACTGTGTTCAACATGTGTAAATATATAAATACAGCGTGCAACGATGCCTAATATATTATGAAAGCGTATCTACAGTCACTACGCACTCTTGATCTATGTATGATCTCTGACATCTGCCTCTGCTGTTTTAGCAAATTAACATGCGATCTTACATATCGTCATACGAATACATTGATAACACCTTAATCAATAATAGATACCAAGAACACGGTTTAAAATTCGAAATATATACTAATGTCTATAGTAGGGAGTCGAGGAGCGCGCGAAACTCATGCGATAGTACATCTTACTTCAACATAAAACACACActccctttctcctttttcgcACAATTGCACGTTAACGTATACCATAGAAGGTCATGTGAATGAACATAAGCTCTCTCAACAGTGCGAAAGGTGATAAGGGCCAAGTAACAGTATGAAGGTCAAGGACATGGAAAGATTAATAGAGTTCGAAAGGACTTCAACAGAAAGCCAAAATGAGATGAATGGAAAGCATGACAGTGTCAATAGTTCAATGTAAAAGAGAGCGATGGTTACAACTTAATTTGACGATGCGAAATCCATCGGCCTTTTGCCCATCGTCCTCCTTTCAGCACACTCATCCTTTTACAGTGGTTTCCCTTTTTTATTATGTATGATGTATTCACGGGCGCATCCCTTGCAATAATACCTGCATGAAGTCTTGCAAAGCCTTTGCATCTCATTTCGGCAAATACatttaaaaaaaattaTGCTTAAAGCATGTCCCGCTCGTATTCATGTCTCTTAACCCTACCTTCTCGGTACCTCATCGTTGTCGTCCGTCTTCTTGTTCCCTTCTTCGCAGCTTTGACCGTTCTTTTCCTCATTTTACCCGGAGTCTCCGGAAATAAGACCGGTTTCTACTGGGTTAACATCGAATatgaaggaaatgagggGACTTGGGAGGTTGGGGCATTGGGAAGTTGTCAATATGGAACCGAGTATGcgtttcccttttctttcttccttcccgtTGAGAGGGGCTTACTAAGAGGGGGGAGGgggtggtggatgatgacgaaagCCGATGTTGACGATTATTGCATTGTAGATGTTCGTCTGCTGGCCAAACAAGTCCTCCATATTGGGGATCTATCCATAGCCTTCTCACTTTCCATATCGCCTGTACGTTCCTCATCCGCTTTATCCCTTTTACACATAGCACTGACTGTTGGTTGCTCATCCAATGATCCTGAACACTGAGCAGCCGCAGCAAtattcttcctcacctCCTGCTTTGCTTCTGCCCTATCGCACTTCCCCTCCGCCCCTTTTACTATGAAATACGGCCCGTTCGCCTCCATATTTGgcccccttttcccttgtATCGTGATGATCTCCGATATCATGGTGGTACATAGACTCAAGTCGGAAGGGGATGTGAAGGTTGTAGAAGTTGTCGATAGCTATTGGCTGTGAGTGCTTTTGATACCATATTGTGTGTTGGAGcaagggaagaggttggATATTGATGTACTTGATAGGGGGACTGTCGGATTCGTCATGTCGGTTTTGTGGTTTCTTGCTGTACAGTACGACGGCTATCTTCGACGATTGGAAGCTGGAGACAATGAGGAGGTCAAAGAAGtgaaagacgaagaaaaCAATATCGTGACAAGGTTGGCACATGCGTCATATAGCTGGTGGCCGTGGAGCAGCGAGACAGGGCAAGAGACGACTATGACAAGGAATGGGAGAGGGTAGCTGGAAAACGGAAAGACAGAAAGCGAGATAcacagaagaggaaggaaagttCTAGGTCTCGATCGCACGCATAAGTAGCTCAAGAATGCGAATTGGGGTCAATATATGCATACTCACCATCTTGCTATGTTGTTTTCTCGTCTTAAGCCCAACTGATCATCTTATACCctgcttccatctcctcgacGCCCCGCCCCTTTACTATCCGCTCCCCACACAGGCGAtaccatctttttcttccgtATAGATCGTCAAGTTACAAATCCAGCTCATGAAGCCTGTGGCCCCCAAAAAATAGTGTCCATTGCGggcttgaggaggagacCGGCGTTAAATTATATATTATTGTCGACGAACTATCGAAAGGCGATGATTCCCAGATCCTCTCGGCCTCTCACATTCCTTTTGCGCTGGTTATCCCTTCAACATCGTGGCTGTCACGCTCCAGAGATGTCTGAACGTATTGGAAGGCGCGTCAAAGAGTGGAAAACTTAATGCCTGAGGATAGAATTCGCTCGTCCATCGATCCCCTCAGATGGAACAAAAAGGCCCGTGGAGGGACCTGTCAATTACGTAACCGATTTTTACTAACAGCATAAACAAACCTCCACCGGTTAGTAGCCTCCTGTTTGCTTCCGCCGGCATTAGACAGATCCGGTTGTCGGGCGCGGCCGCTTTTCTTCGTCGACTCAAATCGTCATTTCGCACCTAAAGCCTCGTTTTATTTGCATTGGCTTTTTATTTCTACATTCCGGTTCTCATTTCGCCCAAATAGCAGTTTTTCTACAGCTATAGACGAAGACCTAGGACTAACTGTTTCCCTTGTCCAGCGAAACACTCACAAAGTCTTTCATCGACGCCCGCTCCAACGCCTTGGAACTCCCGTCGCGTCTCGCCATGTCGAAGTTCAAGATCTCTTCCGCATTATGGGACAAAATCTACCATTTTGCGTCTTTCCCTCAAACTGGAGGTGTGTGGATACCCTATTCGTTGTTAAGTGTATGGCATGCtgatgctgctgctcaGTTTCTCTTCAACAGATGATCCTCTTCGGTCAAAATCCATCTCAAGGAACGCTCCTCAAAGCTTCACAATTCCTTTCAGAAGAATTACCAATAAGACTATCTCATAGAGTGGTAGAGCTCGAAGGTCTTCCAGATGGACTTAATAAGATGACCAGTATAAATATCGTCAAGGAATGGTACGCGCAAAGTTTTGATGTGAGTGGAGCATCTTTTGGTGGTGTGATAATTGTCTGTGTGCGATTGTGACGGGGAAAGTCGGGAGGCAGTAGCGTACCTGAGAAATGCGGCTTCTTCTGGTATTATCAGCCGTTGGAACGCTGCTGACCATCTATCAGGAACTGGTATCTTTTCCAAGGCCAAGACTCAAGCCCGAGCTTGA
This Cryptococcus neoformans var. neoformans JEC21 chromosome 9 sequence DNA region includes the following protein-coding sequences:
- a CDS encoding lectin, putative, whose protein sequence is MRRNPTLSLLSLTALTAISGVNAAESEDSLASVIERTVPLRTHSLAAPYVDTDLQNRWWDFGGDTIINTNKHVRLTQDKPSQSGWLWARMPLSVSNWQIDVEFKVDGKAHNIFGDGWAFWLTSDRAKQGPVFGSVDWFKGIGIFFDTYANSKHAYTFPRVSAMLGDGKTSYDHDRDNEANEIGGCSENFRRRGDVPTKARLTYVKGRALQLKLQTKKSDEWKICFETNVDLPESPYIGFSAATGDVSDDHDIVAVNTYSLTLKPEYRASKSSSDSKSKSKSDGKQAAMNANTNGMSGKGRKEVKSGGTGWFMFILKVIGVLAFIAFAVAAFKTYNEQQKSKRHW
- a CDS encoding glutathione S-transferase, putative → MCRAFPLHSIFRIATVSHTAIRNMTASSLPSSPIPSPRRPESFPPEATTVTPKLHLFTAATPNGYKPSILLEELHDAYPDNPEIVYDFTQLRFDHTDQKKPEFLKINPNGRIPALVDDSVEGGHSVFESASILLWLVERYDKEYKFWFKDPLQRSKALSWIFFAHGGVGPMQGQANHFFRYAPEKIPYGIKRYQDETARLYSVLESQLAKSDSQGYLVGGKFSVADINVFPWVRSYSWAGVDITPFPNVAKWLERIEARPATYKGLGVPERRKGKRSKEEEEEDAREASKWVMDGQKK